The Microvirga thermotolerans sequence AGGCTCGCCGAGGCGATCCGCGACGTCCTGAACGAGGCCGTCGCGGCGGGCGGCTCGACCCTGAGGGACCACGCCCGGGTGGACGGCACCCTCGGCTATTTCCAGCACGCCTTCCGGGTCTACGACCGGGAGGGGGAGCCCTGCACCGCGCCCGGCTGCACGGGCCGGATCGCGCGGCTGGTGCAGGGGGGGCGCTCCACCTTCCTCTGCCCCTCCTGCCAGACGTGAGACCGCTCCCGCCGTTCCCTGCGATGACAACAGCGTGAGGTCGGCCCGAGCCGGCGACGACACCCGGCCTTCCCCGGCGACAGGAAGGACGAACGCGGCTACACTGCCCGACTCGATGGGCAGGTTGCGGCGTCCGCGTCGCCGGCGGCCTCCCGGGGGCAAGGCCCATGGCGGACACGCCGATGCCGAACCGCCCGAACCGGTTTCGGAGGTTAAGGCTATGGCGAAAATTCATACGATGCCCGGCGTGGGTCCCGCGCTGCAGGCGCCTGCCGTGCGGACCATCGGCGTGGAGGATCTCAGGGAGGCGCTGCGCCGCGGGCTCGACGACTTCCTGGCGATGCCGACCCACGCCCTCTTCATCGCCCTCATCTATCCCGTCCTCGGACTGTTCCTCGCCGCCGCCATCTTCGGCAACAACGTCCTGCCGCTGCTCTATCCGCTGGTGGCGGGCTTCGCCCTCGTCGGCCCCGTCGCCGCCGTGGGGCTCTACGAACTGAGCCGCCGCCGCGAACGGGGAGAGGATCTCGCCCTGGCGCGCGCCTCGGGAGTGCTGCGCTCCCCCGCCATCGGCTCCATCGCAGCGCTGGGCGGCATCCTGGTGGCGATCCTCTTTCTCTGGCTCGCGACCGCGCAGGCGCTCTACCACACGATCTTCGGCGACTACCTCCCCGCGA is a genomic window containing:
- a CDS encoding DUF2189 domain-containing protein; this translates as MAKIHTMPGVGPALQAPAVRTIGVEDLREALRRGLDDFLAMPTHALFIALIYPVLGLFLAAAIFGNNVLPLLYPLVAGFALVGPVAAVGLYELSRRRERGEDLALARASGVLRSPAIGSIAALGGILVAILFLWLATAQALYHTIFGDYLPATLTGFLQEVLTTRRGWTLILIGNAIGLAFGALVLSISVVSFPLLLDRNVGVPVAIQTSLQAVGASPGPMALWGLIVAVLLLVGFIPFFFGLAVVIPVLGHATWHLYRRAVPG